In Chlamydia serpentis, the following are encoded in one genomic region:
- the lepB gene encoding signal peptidase I codes for MKQYYSLNKSRHILHSTYKILKSKKLHHSPESKKKLQELLEQLEKAIFQHNQEMASELAAQALTFCKCYPTSLASKTYELTKAILFAGLVAFLVRQFWFELYEVPTGSMRPTILEQDRILVSKTTFGLHYPFGKKPLAFNPESVTRGGLVVFTVGDLPIPDADTKYFGFIPGKKRYIKRCMGRPGDILYFYGGKIYGLDYAGKRIDFPFVHGLENLYHVPYISFDGTTSINASEQTTTIDFKQMNQSCGRLTFPQTSTYGEFFYNKEWHRDEPNKLKEPHIFPVSYADLFGMGNYAMVRILTEQQARTIHLIPNPSSPTKLYLEISHTGNLSYPQPLLRQYDHQLIPSIQPMKTLLPLRKEHLHLIRKNLTTSRFIISEGLAYKYHQFKVNTSGIAKAYAIPLPKVPDGCYEYSKGEAYKISFGGIRYKLKPAHPLTQLNDKQVVDLFNCGINFSSIYNPVNPKQAPLPNRYAFFNQGNLYIMDSPVFIKNDPALQKFITSEKEKQETSLETKPYIAFIEKGLPPENFEEFKEFMQNFGIQVPQGHVLVLGDNYPMSADSREFGFVPVENLLGSPLCTFWPIGRIGRLAGVSAPTTLSGYLVSGIALATAISLMGYIYYQKRRKLFPDTDKKNPKK; via the coding sequence ATGAAACAATACTATTCTTTAAATAAAAGTCGTCATATCCTCCACAGTACTTATAAAATTTTAAAAAGTAAAAAACTCCACCATTCTCCTGAGTCTAAAAAGAAACTCCAAGAACTATTGGAACAACTAGAAAAAGCTATCTTTCAACATAATCAAGAAATGGCAAGTGAATTAGCTGCCCAGGCTTTAACATTTTGTAAGTGCTATCCCACTTCCTTAGCAAGCAAAACCTATGAACTTACTAAGGCAATTCTTTTTGCTGGTCTTGTTGCTTTTTTAGTTCGTCAATTTTGGTTTGAACTTTATGAAGTTCCGACAGGATCCATGAGACCTACAATTTTAGAACAAGATCGAATTCTTGTTTCTAAAACTACATTTGGTCTTCATTATCCTTTTGGTAAAAAGCCTTTAGCATTCAATCCTGAATCAGTGACTCGAGGGGGCCTGGTTGTGTTCACTGTAGGAGACCTTCCTATTCCAGATGCCGATACAAAGTACTTTGGTTTTATTCCTGGAAAGAAACGTTATATTAAACGTTGCATGGGAAGGCCGGGTGATATTTTATACTTTTATGGAGGGAAAATTTATGGTCTTGATTATGCAGGTAAGCGGATAGACTTTCCTTTCGTCCATGGTTTAGAAAACTTATACCATGTTCCCTACATATCTTTCGACGGGACTACAAGCATCAATGCATCTGAGCAAACGACTACTATAGATTTCAAACAAATGAACCAAAGTTGTGGTAGGCTAACGTTTCCTCAGACCTCAACTTACGGGGAATTTTTCTATAATAAAGAGTGGCATCGAGACGAGCCTAATAAGTTAAAAGAGCCCCATATCTTTCCAGTAAGTTATGCTGATCTTTTCGGCATGGGAAACTATGCTATGGTACGTATCCTTACAGAACAACAAGCACGCACAATCCACTTAATTCCCAATCCAAGCAGCCCAACCAAACTTTATTTAGAAATCTCTCATACCGGGAACCTTTCCTATCCTCAGCCTCTATTACGTCAATATGATCACCAACTAATTCCTTCAATTCAACCTATGAAAACCCTTCTTCCTTTACGCAAGGAGCATTTACACTTAATTCGGAAAAATCTTACAACATCTCGTTTTATTATCTCCGAAGGATTAGCTTATAAGTATCATCAATTCAAAGTTAATACTTCAGGTATCGCCAAAGCCTACGCTATTCCCCTTCCTAAGGTTCCTGATGGTTGTTATGAATATTCTAAAGGCGAGGCATATAAAATTAGTTTTGGCGGAATTCGCTATAAGTTAAAACCTGCCCATCCCTTAACTCAACTTAATGATAAACAAGTCGTTGACCTATTTAACTGTGGAATTAATTTCAGTTCTATTTATAACCCAGTGAACCCTAAGCAAGCACCTCTACCTAACCGTTATGCTTTCTTCAATCAAGGAAATCTTTATATCATGGATTCTCCGGTATTTATAAAAAATGACCCGGCTCTGCAAAAATTTATAACCTCTGAAAAAGAAAAACAAGAAACATCTTTAGAAACAAAACCTTATATAGCCTTTATTGAAAAGGGATTACCTCCAGAAAACTTTGAAGAATTTAAGGAATTTATGCAGAACTTTGGCATTCAAGTTCCTCAAGGTCATGTTCTAGTTCTAGGAGATAATTATCCTATGAGCGCCGATAGCAGGGAGTTTGGTTTTGTTCCTGTTGAAAATCTCTTAGGATCTCCTCTATGTACTTTCTGGCCTATTGGGCGTATAGGACGCCTAGCTGGAGTCTCTGCTCCAACAACACTCTCAGGCTATCTAGTGAGTGGTATAGCGTTAGCAACTGCTATTTCCCTAATGGGCTATATCTATTATCAAAAACGACGCAAGCTGTTTCCTGATACAGACAAGAAAAATCCCAAGAAATAG